A genomic window from Exiguobacterium acetylicum DSM 20416 includes:
- a CDS encoding DUF1444 domain-containing protein has product MELQQIRRMMTQTFEEEGYTTYFDREKSVLRIERKHDKSGVDVGLNPLVAKAKRRGVIAVEETIEYIRAVLGQTDQISLVGQEQKIFPVIRAKSFADTTKEGKTLVSTPHTGETKIMYALDLGATYRLIDEELLASAEWTAEQLSEAARFNVKSLDAPFKQDEVAGNIFYFLSLGDGYEASRVLNKTLLADYAAQIEGEFAVGIPHQDVLIFADIRNDAGYDVLQQLMFDFFSNGRVPVTALPFLYEDGNLEPVFVLAKNKQPKE; this is encoded by the coding sequence ATGGAACTACAACAAATCCGAAGAATGATGACACAAACATTTGAAGAAGAAGGGTACACGACGTATTTCGATCGTGAAAAGTCTGTATTACGAATTGAGCGAAAGCACGATAAATCAGGCGTTGATGTCGGATTGAATCCGCTTGTCGCAAAAGCAAAACGAAGAGGTGTCATCGCGGTCGAAGAGACGATCGAATATATCCGTGCTGTACTCGGACAAACGGATCAAATCTCACTCGTTGGACAAGAACAAAAAATCTTTCCCGTCATTCGCGCTAAATCGTTTGCCGATACGACAAAAGAAGGAAAGACGCTCGTCAGTACACCACATACGGGCGAGACGAAAATCATGTACGCACTCGATTTAGGAGCGACGTATCGTTTGATTGATGAGGAGTTACTGGCATCTGCAGAGTGGACAGCTGAACAGTTATCAGAAGCAGCGCGTTTTAATGTGAAATCGCTTGATGCGCCATTCAAACAAGACGAAGTCGCAGGGAATATCTTTTATTTCTTGAGTCTCGGTGACGGATACGAGGCGAGTCGTGTTTTGAACAAGACGTTATTAGCCGATTATGCGGCGCAAATCGAAGGAGAATTCGCTGTCGGGATTCCGCATCAGGATGTCCTGATTTTCGCTGATATTCGGAATGATGCCGGATATGATGTCTTACAGCAACTGATGTTTGACTTCTTCTCGAACGGTCGTGTCCCGGTCACGGCATTACCATTCTTATATGAAGATGGCAATCTAGAACCGGTCTTCGTCCTTGCGAAAAACAAGCAGCCGAAAGAGTGA
- a CDS encoding thioredoxin family protein, which produces MKTLQSKQEFDTAKQGNAVFLFSANWCPDCRFLDPFMPEIEQTFNGFEFYYVDRDDHIEIAQEMDIFGIPSFVAFRDGEETGRYVGKERKTPEQVTAFLETV; this is translated from the coding sequence ATGAAAACATTACAATCCAAACAAGAATTCGATACAGCAAAACAAGGAAATGCCGTCTTTTTATTCTCAGCAAACTGGTGCCCGGATTGCCGCTTCTTAGATCCGTTCATGCCGGAAATCGAACAAACATTTAACGGCTTCGAGTTTTACTATGTCGATCGTGACGATCATATTGAAATTGCCCAGGAAATGGACATCTTCGGAATTCCAAGTTTTGTTGCGTTCCGCGATGGTGAAGAGACAGGGCGTTATGTTGGGAAAGAGCGGAAAACACCAGAACAGGTGACAGCATTTTTAGAGACGGTTTAA
- a CDS encoding PTS transporter subunit IIC, with the protein MFKQKGISLSPKVYFITVLSYMALGLFSSLIMGLIIRTIGEGLVDRGVEAKFLIQLGEQAIALTGPAIGVAVAFALEAPPLILFAAVAVGAFGYEAGGPAGSYIATLLATEIGKLVSKTTRLDILLTPFVTLLAGFVAGRYAGKWIGKGMTDLGELIRWGTEREPLFMGIFVATVMGLALTAPISSAALGIMLGLDGLAAGAATIGCAAQMIGFGVISYRDNGIGGVVAQGIGTSMLQVGNIIRNPWILLPPTVAGAILAPFATVLLMLESNPEGSGMGTSGFVGPLMLLKTMGFEMEYYLAVAVLCFLAPGIISYFIYRVLRRFGRIQDGDLKIEY; encoded by the coding sequence ATGTTCAAACAAAAAGGGATTTCACTTAGCCCTAAAGTATATTTCATAACCGTATTAAGTTATATGGCACTTGGCTTGTTTAGTTCGTTGATCATGGGTCTCATCATCCGGACGATTGGTGAAGGACTGGTCGATCGTGGTGTAGAGGCGAAGTTTCTCATTCAGTTAGGAGAGCAGGCGATCGCGCTAACGGGACCAGCAATCGGTGTGGCCGTAGCGTTTGCACTTGAGGCACCACCGCTGATCTTGTTCGCAGCAGTTGCCGTTGGTGCGTTCGGATATGAAGCAGGAGGACCAGCAGGTAGTTACATTGCAACGCTTCTTGCGACAGAGATCGGAAAACTCGTTTCAAAGACGACGCGACTTGATATTTTATTGACGCCGTTCGTTACGTTACTAGCTGGATTCGTTGCCGGACGTTACGCAGGGAAGTGGATTGGAAAAGGCATGACGGATCTGGGCGAGTTGATTCGTTGGGGAACGGAACGCGAACCATTATTCATGGGAATTTTCGTTGCTACCGTCATGGGTCTTGCATTGACAGCGCCGATTTCGAGTGCTGCGCTTGGAATCATGCTTGGTTTGGATGGACTTGCTGCAGGGGCGGCGACGATCGGTTGTGCGGCACAGATGATTGGATTTGGCGTCATCAGTTACCGTGATAACGGAATCGGTGGTGTGGTTGCCCAAGGGATTGGAACATCGATGTTACAAGTAGGGAATATCATTCGAAATCCTTGGATTCTTCTACCACCGACGGTAGCCGGTGCTATACTAGCGCCATTCGCGACTGTTCTGTTAATGCTTGAGAGCAATCCAGAAGGTTCTGGTATGGGTACGAGCGGATTCGTTGGTCCGTTGATGTTATTAAAAACGATGGGGTTCGAAATGGAGTATTACCTAGCAGTTGCTGTCCTCTGTTTCCTTGCGCCTGGTATCATCAGTTATTTCATCTATCGTGTCTTACGACGCTTTGGGCGAATTCAAGATGGCGACTTAAAAATCGAATATTAA
- a CDS encoding M42 family metallopeptidase: MNEKTRELFRTLTELNGAPGFEHDVRQFVRERITPVTDEIVTDGLGSIFGKRTGDVTGPKVMVAGHMDEVAFMVTQITKNGMLRIQPLGGWWSQVLLAQRFSICTDNGVIPGVIASIPPHLLTEEVRNKPMAIKDMFIDIGADSKEEAESFGVRPGIPAVPFFPFTPMANPKKIMAKAWDNRYGVGMAIELLEETTAADHPNILFSGATVQEEVGLRGAQTATALIDPDVAFVVDASPANDASGDKTEFGQLGQGPLLRIKDSVMILSKEMTDYVLDTAESNKIPYQYYVGAGGTDGGVIHRSNNGIPTTVVGLPARYIHTHASIMHTDDYDAAKELLRKLVTNLDATTLATLQVK, from the coding sequence ATGAATGAAAAAACGAGAGAGTTATTTCGAACACTGACGGAATTAAATGGGGCACCGGGGTTTGAGCACGACGTTCGTCAGTTCGTTCGCGAACGCATCACACCTGTCACGGATGAGATCGTTACGGATGGACTCGGTTCGATTTTCGGAAAACGAACAGGCGATGTGACAGGACCGAAAGTCATGGTTGCCGGGCACATGGACGAAGTGGCATTCATGGTGACGCAAATCACGAAGAACGGAATGTTACGGATTCAACCGCTCGGTGGCTGGTGGAGCCAAGTGTTGCTTGCGCAACGCTTCTCGATCTGTACGGACAACGGTGTCATCCCTGGTGTTATCGCATCGATTCCACCACACTTATTGACAGAAGAAGTACGCAATAAGCCAATGGCGATCAAAGACATGTTCATCGATATCGGTGCGGACTCCAAAGAAGAGGCGGAATCGTTCGGAGTACGTCCAGGTATCCCTGCCGTACCATTCTTCCCGTTCACACCGATGGCGAATCCGAAGAAGATCATGGCGAAAGCATGGGATAACCGCTATGGTGTCGGAATGGCGATTGAATTGCTGGAAGAGACGACAGCGGCGGATCATCCGAACATTTTGTTCTCGGGTGCAACGGTTCAAGAAGAAGTTGGATTGCGCGGTGCGCAAACAGCGACAGCACTCATCGATCCCGATGTCGCGTTCGTCGTCGACGCTTCTCCTGCCAATGATGCATCAGGAGACAAAACGGAATTCGGTCAACTCGGACAAGGACCATTGCTTCGAATTAAAGACAGTGTCATGATCCTCTCAAAAGAGATGACGGATTACGTCCTCGATACGGCAGAATCGAACAAAATCCCGTACCAATACTATGTCGGTGCAGGTGGGACCGATGGTGGTGTCATCCATCGTTCGAATAATGGGATTCCAACGACAGTCGTTGGCTTACCAGCACGCTACATCCATACGCATGCATCGATCATGCATACAGATGATTATGATGCGGCGAAGGAATTGCTTCGGAAACTCGTCACGAATCTCGATGCGACAACGCTCGCGACGCTACAAGTCAAGTGA
- a CDS encoding PepSY domain-containing protein — protein MKKRYWIIGLAAAVVAAFAVKKAVDNKQLSAEEALEITKRTFSAKGRVQGAWISATPEAYAYESRDYQSYKGGISVLEGDDEKTYQFTVDAETGALLEYA, from the coding sequence ATGAAAAAACGCTATTGGATTATCGGATTGGCAGCAGCTGTCGTCGCCGCTTTCGCAGTGAAGAAAGCCGTTGATAACAAACAACTTTCTGCCGAGGAAGCGCTCGAAATCACGAAACGCACATTTTCAGCAAAAGGACGTGTCCAAGGTGCATGGATCTCTGCAACACCAGAGGCTTACGCATATGAGTCGCGTGACTACCAAAGCTACAAAGGTGGCATCTCGGTCCTTGAAGGTGATGACGAAAAAACGTATCAATTCACAGTTGATGCCGAAACCGGCGCTTTACTCGAATACGCTTAA
- a CDS encoding DUF1304 domain-containing protein, with protein MSILATLFVILVALEHFYILALEMFFLSSKAARRTFGLTDEAVASQQIRTLFANQGLYNGFLAAGLVFGLIREDVAVQLFFLACVIIAALYGAATANRSILLKQGLPAILAFIFVLLA; from the coding sequence ATGTCGATTCTTGCTACGCTGTTCGTTATCCTCGTTGCTTTGGAACACTTTTATATTTTAGCACTTGAAATGTTCTTTCTTTCTTCCAAAGCGGCTCGTCGAACGTTCGGCTTAACGGACGAAGCTGTTGCATCACAACAAATTCGCACACTTTTTGCGAATCAAGGCTTATATAATGGGTTTTTAGCAGCCGGATTAGTATTCGGTCTGATTCGTGAGGATGTCGCTGTCCAATTGTTCTTTTTAGCGTGTGTCATCATCGCTGCGCTTTATGGTGCCGCGACTGCCAATCGCTCTATTTTACTCAAACAAGGCTTGCCTGCCATACTTGCTTTCATCTTTGTATTGCTTGCATGA
- the trmB gene encoding tRNA (guanosine(46)-N7)-methyltransferase TrmB, translated as MRLRHKPWAQDYMKEQSSIYIAEPASLKGAWASEFKNDNPIYIEVGSGKGAFITGMAHQHPDVNFIAIELFESVAVTIVQKLVETPQSNVRVLTVDAKDLRDYFEKGEVARVYLNFSDPWPKTRHAKRRLTYKTFLSTYEDILPAKGQIHFKTDNRKLFESSLMTMSAYGMRFDWMSLDLHANEPEDNVRTEYEERFSSMGQPIYRMEATYQN; from the coding sequence GTGCGTTTACGACATAAACCATGGGCGCAGGATTATATGAAGGAACAATCCTCGATCTATATAGCAGAACCAGCATCTCTTAAAGGAGCATGGGCTAGCGAGTTCAAAAATGATAATCCGATCTATATCGAAGTGGGATCAGGGAAAGGAGCCTTCATTACCGGAATGGCGCACCAACACCCGGATGTCAACTTCATCGCGATTGAATTATTCGAAAGCGTTGCCGTGACAATCGTTCAAAAATTGGTCGAGACACCACAATCGAACGTTCGCGTCTTGACGGTCGATGCAAAAGACCTACGTGATTACTTTGAAAAAGGCGAAGTGGCCCGCGTGTACTTGAACTTCTCTGATCCATGGCCAAAGACACGTCATGCGAAACGCCGTTTGACGTATAAAACATTCCTCTCGACATATGAAGATATTTTACCGGCGAAAGGGCAAATCCATTTCAAGACAGATAATCGGAAGTTGTTTGAATCGAGTTTGATGACGATGTCAGCATACGGCATGCGCTTCGACTGGATGTCGCTTGATTTACATGCGAATGAACCGGAAGATAACGTCCGAACAGAGTACGAAGAGCGTTTTTCATCAATGGGTCAACCGATTTATCGGATGGAAGCAACGTACCAAAATTAA
- the cydS gene encoding cytochrome bd oxidase small subunit CydS yields MDDFLISWASPIVLVLGITALFVWATFGKVDVE; encoded by the coding sequence GTGGATGATTTCTTGATTAGTTGGGCATCTCCCATCGTTCTCGTATTGGGAATCACTGCTTTGTTCGTCTGGGCGACTTTCGGAAAAGTCGACGTCGAATAA